From a region of the Argiope bruennichi chromosome 8, qqArgBrue1.1, whole genome shotgun sequence genome:
- the LOC129980597 gene encoding uncharacterized protein LOC129980597, which yields MTNIASFPVTVSAHSTLNFSKGVISCGELFHTPVAQITKDLESQGVTHVRRITIRKDGQLLETKHLILTFHSSKIPEYIKAGYMKLAVRPYIPNPLRCFKCQRFGHSKASCRGSLTCARCAETGHENSDCNAPEKCFNCKGSHTSFSRSCPSWILEKEVIAEKVKKGISYPEAKRMVKARRPVDGSSYSNAAKKTLETIGTQIMPIITHVDNNPFQPSYAPSEICPKSESFIKDFSPSIPMEDTTQDIPQCEVADTSQNLASFKTVINRKKYKKNSKPKDNKTMTTNISNRNTDSDIESDNAIEYNPNETIDETPPAPESSIVSTTVDKTVFKQSPQDCQVKWVDLKNIHCESFSTPIHNKYFKKHRIKRLQ from the coding sequence ATGACAAACATTGCATCCTTTCCAGTGACCGTCAGTGCACATTCGACTTTAAACTTTTCCAAAGGAGTAATATCTTGCGGAGAACTTTTTCATACTCCAGTTGCTCAAATAACCAAGGATTTGGAAAGTCAAGGGGTTACTCATGTCCGTCGTATAACAATACGAAAAGATGGACAACTCCTTGAAACCAAGCATTTGATACTAACATTTCATTCGTCTAAAATACCTGAATACATTAAAGCTGGTTACATGAAATTGGCAGTCCGGCCTTATATCCCGAATCCCTTGAGATGTTTCAAGTGCCAACGTTTTGGTCACTCCAAAGCTTCTTGCCGCGGATCTCtaacttgcgcccgttgtgcagaaacAGGCCATGAAAACTCTGACTGTAACGCACCGGAAAAATGCTTCAATTGCAAAGGTTCGCACACGTCCTTTTCTCGCTCCTGTCCATCGTGGATATTGGAAAAAGAAGTGATTGCTGAAAAAGTGAAGAAAGGCATTTCATATCCAGAAGCAAAGCGAATGGTGAAAGCTCGTAGACCTGTTGATGGATCCAGCTATTCTAATGCTGCCAAGAAAACGCTAGAAACAATAGGCACTCAGATAATGCCTATAATCACACATGTTGATAATAATCCGTTTCAACCATCTTATGCACCCTCTGAAATTTGTCCCAAATctgaatcatttataaaagacTTTTCACCCAGTATTCCTATGGAAGACACTACTCAAGATATCCCACAGTGTGAAGTTGCTGACACTTCACAAAACTTAGCTAGTTTCAAAACCGTTATTAACaggaaaaaatataagaaaaactccAAGCCTAAAGATAATAAAACCATGACCACAAATATATCCAATCGTAACACCGACAGTGATATAGAATCAGATAATGCAATTGAATATAACCCTaatgaaacaattgatgaaactcCACCTGCTCCAGAATCTTCTATCGTTTCCACCACAGTTGATAAAACTGTGTTTAAACAAAGTCCCCAAGACTGTCAAGTTAAATGGGTTGATCTTAAAAATATCCACTGTGAATCTTTCAGTACCCCCATTCATAacaaatactttaagaaacatCGGATCAAaagattacaatga